In a genomic window of Branchiostoma floridae strain S238N-H82 chromosome 19, Bfl_VNyyK, whole genome shotgun sequence:
- the LOC118406590 gene encoding uncharacterized protein LOC118406590 isoform X2, whose product MCSCATGESNRERLGHMDNIVQDPSGLQFAEEDHYCLHSKVAKQLNLQPFEDDEDTDCVQQISTVPFLAAVHDGDRYGLLKRVGRMGKLTCQQCPYQRHSCGHIQSYNDWCRERDIEPEVALHLASESVEEFTSISYSPIPYPWPAEMKEKFERLSEPGLQQFPKHLLPDCPEGPCPHGNSWDKRDPIKQGWVSHDGVLIHLEELTISTYKDADGSEVNRVAYYRPTIGGCTCRRQYDGLDDLLHNLDNKNMYYFGFLLKYMNDMIYSRKPLKAAERSANKTRQTATTHPPLSYRLLRKAWNSWARRLAIPWNEVFRCPVCGEEPTCVVCDGTCIGFRKDFLPPATEETKDTGPRVAGSRHADRVFVKTKQARDLLLRYSGEKRGQKAGCKNGLSGGEFANLISLLDNEGHQELVEILQRLRSEGGGRIAPTSYRKLLSELAKNSPVCGIVQVGEDAEAIQLVGKLAKGAIGLVTSADSAIRLQKSAPVIFGSLRDITKGGGEIPGDVKELLLRIHSILDKMFNDVPVPPESAYPPPAAPSGLAFFPGLDQHIGLPRYEADAKSSGNPGSCRKESYGHPSLTPGIFTLFCRHGICYGFDCMTSCESPRHPYQIFRTRFRKAPNVIVYDNACKLHQYALNREPHFFRNTQFLVDRFHFRGHIGCSLGYCMDEYKQSIDITTINSQVNEQANAGLIRIQPQLSYMSPSNFVFHASLFLAIRNFDAISKLDMTS is encoded by the exons ATGTGTAGCTGTGCAACTGGAGAGAGTAACCGTGAACGTCTGGGTCACATGGACAACATA GTACAGGATCCCTCAGGATTGCAATTCGCCGAGGAGGATCACTACTGTCTTCATTCCAAGGTGGCCAAACAGCTCAATCTTCAACCGTTCGAAGATGACGAGGACACAGACTGCGTTCAGCAAATATCAACTGTTCCCTTTCTTGCTGCCGTGCATGATGGGGATAGATATG GCTTGCTGAAGCGTGTTGGTCGTATGGGCAAGTTGACTTGTCAGCAGTGTCCATACCAGCGACACAGCTGTGGACATATCCAGTCATACAATGACTGGTGCAGGGAGAGGGACATAGAACCTGAGGTTGCTCTGCATCTCGCATCAGAGTCAGTGGAAGAATTCACAAGCATCTCGTACAGTCCCATCCCCTACCCATGGCCAGCAGAGATGAAAGAGAAGTTTGAAAG GCTGTCGGAGCCAGGTCTCCAACAGTTTCCTAAGCACTTGCTGCCTGACTGTCCTGAGGGCCCTTGTCCTCATGGAAACAGCTGGGATAAGAGGGACCCTATCAAGCAGGGGTGGGTAAGCCATGATGGTGTCCTAATCCACCTGGAGGAGCTGACCATCAGCACCTACAAGGATGCAGACGGCAGTGAGGTCAACCGAGTGGCGTACTACAGACCTACTATCGGAGGTTGTACCTGCCGTCGGCAGTACGATGGGCTGGATGATCTGTTACACAACTTGGACAACAA AAACATGTACTATTTTGGCTTTCTGCTGAAGTACATGAATGACATGATCTACAGCAGAAAACCACTGAAGGCAGCAGAAAGAAGTGCCAACAAAACGCGACAGACAGCAACAACACACCCACCACTGAGCTACCGTTTGCTGAGGAAAGCCTGGAACTCGTGGGCTAGACGACTTGCCATACCATGGAATGAA GTTTTCCGCTGTCCTGTGTGCGGTGAAGAGCCAACCTGTGTGGTGTGTGACGGGACATGTATTGGCTTCAGGAAGGACTTTCTGCCCCCTGCCACAGAGGAGACTAAGGACACAGGTCCGAGGGTTGCGGGTTCCAGGCATGCGGATCGCGTGtttgtgaaaacaaaacaagccaGGGACCTGCTGTTACGCTACAGTGGGGAAAAGAGGGGGCAGAAGGCTGgctgcaaaaatggactgtcagGGGGGGAATTCGCAAACCTGATTTCCCTCCTTGACAACGAAGGTCATCAGGAACTGGTCGAGATTTTACAACGACTGAGATCAGAGGGAGGGGGCCGGATAGCCCCGACAAGTTACAGAAAACTCTTGTCGGAGTTGGCCAAGAACTCTCCCGTCTGTGGGATAGTGCAGGTCGGAGAAGATGCGGAGGCAATACAACTGGTCGGTAAGCTGGCGAAGGGGGCAATTGGACTGGTGACCAGTGCTGACTCTGCAATTCGACTGCAGAAATCGGCACCAGTGATCTTTGGAAGTCTCCGAGACATCACAAAAGGGGGAGGGGAGATCCCTGGCGATGTCAAGGAGCTTCTACTTCGGATCCACAGCATCCTGGACAAAATGTTCAACGATGTGCCAGTGCCGCCAGAAAGTGCCTACCCTCCACCTGCCGCGCCATCTGGTCTCGCATTCTTCCCTGGGTTGGATCAGCATATCGGACTTCCGAGGTACGAGGCTGACGCAAAATCCAGCGGCAATCCAGGGAGCTGCCGTAAGGAATCTTATGGCCATCCCTCCCTTACGCCAGGCATATTTACCTTGTTCTGTCGCCATGGTATTTGTTATGGCTTTGATTGCATGACCAGTTGCGAATCTCCACGCCATCCCTACCAGATTTTCCGAACTAGATTTAGGAAGGCACCTAATGTTATTGTTTACGATAATGCATGCAAGTTGCACCAATATGCCTTGAATAGGGAGCCCCATTTCTTCCGTAACACTCAGTTCCTTGTAGATCGCTTCCATTTCCGAGGACATATTGGCTGTTCCCTGGGTTATTGTATGGATGAGTACAAACAGTCCATTGACATCACAACAATTAACTCCCAGGTGAATGAACAAGCCAATGCTGGTCTCATCCGCATCCAACCTCAGCTCTCTTACATGTCTCCCTCCAACTTTGTTTTCCATGCTTCACTCTTCCTTGCTATCCGCAACTTTGATGCTATCTCTAAGCTCGACATGACTAGCTAA